A stretch of [Clostridium] scindens DNA encodes these proteins:
- the rpsA gene encoding 30S ribosomal protein S1, whose amino-acid sequence MSELTFEQMLEESFKTIRNGEVVDGTVIDVKPDEIILNIGYKADGIITRSEYTNEANADLTTMVSVGDEMTAKVLKVNDGEGQVLLTYKRLAAEKGNERLKEAYENHEVLKAPVAQILGGGLSVVIDEARVFIPASLVSDTYEKDLSKYQDQEIEFVISEFNPRRNRVIGDRRQLLVAERAEKQKELFARLQVGDRMEGTVKNVTDFGAFIDLGGVDGLLHISEMSWGRVENPKKVFQVGEKVEVLIKDINDTKIALSLKFPETNPWANAADDFAVGKVIEGKVARMTDFGAFVELAPGVDALLHVSQISKAHVDKPSDVLSVGQVITAKIVDLNESEKKISLSMKALEPANDEKAQPGTESVEEVAEEDSAE is encoded by the coding sequence ATGTCAGAATTAACTTTTGAACAAATGTTAGAAGAGTCTTTTAAGACAATAAGGAATGGAGAGGTCGTAGATGGTACGGTCATCGATGTAAAGCCCGATGAAATCATCTTAAATATAGGGTACAAGGCAGATGGCATCATCACAAGAAGCGAATACACCAATGAGGCCAATGCAGATTTGACCACAATGGTTTCCGTAGGCGATGAGATGACTGCCAAAGTCCTGAAAGTTAACGATGGCGAAGGTCAGGTGCTGTTGACGTATAAGAGACTTGCGGCTGAAAAAGGCAATGAGAGGCTGAAAGAGGCGTATGAGAATCACGAGGTGCTCAAAGCGCCTGTTGCGCAGATTCTTGGCGGCGGATTAAGCGTAGTGATTGATGAAGCAAGAGTATTCATCCCTGCGAGCCTTGTGTCGGATACTTATGAGAAGGATCTGAGCAAATACCAGGATCAGGAGATCGAGTTTGTCATCAGCGAATTCAATCCTAGAAGAAACCGGGTGATCGGCGATAGAAGACAGCTTCTTGTGGCTGAGCGCGCTGAGAAGCAGAAAGAGTTGTTTGCAAGGCTTCAGGTTGGAGACAGAATGGAAGGAACTGTTAAGAATGTAACAGACTTCGGCGCATTTATCGACCTTGGCGGAGTTGACGGACTGCTTCATATCTCTGAGATGTCCTGGGGACGTGTTGAGAATCCAAAGAAGGTATTCCAGGTTGGCGAGAAGGTAGAGGTTCTGATCAAAGATATCAATGATACGAAGATCGCTTTGAGCCTGAAGTTCCCGGAGACGAATCCATGGGCGAATGCTGCGGATGATTTCGCGGTAGGCAAAGTCATTGAAGGAAAGGTAGCAAGGATGACAGACTTTGGCGCGTTTGTAGAGTTAGCGCCAGGCGTGGACGCCCTGCTTCATGTTTCTCAGATCTCCAAGGCTCATGTAGATAAGCCATCAGACGTATTGTCCGTAGGCCAGGTGATCACAGCGAAGATCGTAGACCTGAACGAGTCAGAGAAGAAGATCAGCCTGAGCATGAAAGCGTTAGAGCCGGCGAATGATGAGAAGGCACAGCCGGGCACAGAAAGCGTGGAAGAAGTTGCAGAAGAGGATTCAGCAGAATAG
- a CDS encoding NAD(P)/FAD-dependent oxidoreductase, with the protein MSKVLIVGGGAAGMFASIAAARGGHEVLVFEKNEKLGKKLFITGKGRCNITNACDMDILFSSVVSNSKFLYSSFYGYSNQDVIDFFEELGVRTKIERGERVFPASDHSSDVIRAMEKEMRRLGVKTELHAEVTAVRSVEGRFDHIELSGGRKVSGDACIVATGGLSYQSTGSTGDGYRFAKENGHGITECMPSLVPMEINEPWISSLQGLSLRNVTVTLYQGGKDVYQEFGEMLFTHYGVSGPIIISASSYVGKKLKEQNLRLEIDLKPALDEDQLDHRVLRDFEENANKQFKNALGRLFPSKLIPVMIQLSGIDPEKKVNVISKEERRAFVHLIKHLPMTVTGLRGYNEAIITKGGIRTREVDPGTMESKQVKGLYFAGEVLDLDALTGGFNLQIAWSTAYAAGSSIK; encoded by the coding sequence ATGAGTAAGGTCTTGATTGTAGGAGGAGGCGCGGCAGGCATGTTTGCTTCCATTGCGGCTGCAAGAGGCGGCCATGAAGTGCTGGTCTTTGAGAAAAATGAGAAACTGGGCAAGAAACTCTTCATTACGGGGAAGGGAAGATGCAATATTACCAATGCATGCGATATGGATATTCTATTTTCATCGGTTGTCAGCAATTCCAAGTTCCTGTATAGTAGTTTTTACGGATATAGCAACCAGGATGTCATCGATTTCTTTGAAGAACTGGGCGTTCGGACTAAGATTGAGCGCGGCGAGAGGGTGTTCCCCGCGTCAGACCATTCTTCTGATGTCATCAGGGCCATGGAGAAGGAGATGAGACGTCTTGGCGTGAAGACAGAACTGCATGCCGAAGTGACAGCCGTCCGGTCCGTGGAAGGAAGGTTTGACCATATCGAACTGTCCGGAGGCAGGAAGGTGTCGGGAGATGCCTGCATCGTTGCTACAGGAGGCCTGTCCTACCAGTCCACCGGTTCAACGGGAGACGGCTATCGTTTTGCGAAGGAAAACGGTCACGGAATTACGGAATGCATGCCTTCCCTCGTGCCAATGGAGATTAATGAGCCGTGGATATCCAGCCTCCAGGGCCTGTCCCTCAGAAATGTGACGGTCACCTTATATCAGGGCGGAAAGGATGTCTACCAGGAATTTGGGGAAATGCTGTTCACCCATTATGGGGTCAGCGGTCCCATTATCATCAGCGCCAGCAGTTATGTCGGCAAGAAGTTAAAGGAACAAAACTTGCGCCTGGAGATTGATCTAAAGCCGGCGCTAGATGAAGATCAGCTGGATCACAGAGTGCTCAGGGACTTTGAAGAGAACGCCAATAAACAGTTTAAGAACGCGTTAGGCAGGCTGTTTCCGTCCAAATTGATTCCTGTTATGATACAATTAAGCGGAATTGACCCGGAGAAAAAGGTAAACGTCATTTCCAAAGAAGAACGGCGTGCCTTCGTACATCTGATCAAGCATCTGCCGATGACAGTGACCGGGCTTCGCGGCTACAATGAGGCGATTATCACGAAAGGCGGCATCCGCACCAGGGAGGTTGACCCTGGGACCATGGAGTCAAAGCAGGTAAAAGGCCTGTACTTTGCAGGCGAGGTGCTGGATCTGGATGCGCTTACCGGAGGGTTCAACCTGCAGATCGCGTGGTCTACCGCATATGCGGCAGGAAGCAGTATAAAGTAA
- the cmk gene encoding (d)CMP kinase has protein sequence MGYNVAIDGPAGAGKSTIAKLVAKEKGYIYVDTGAMYRGMAIHFLDKGIRAEETDKIVNALKDAEVTIRYEEGLQQVYLNGRNITDRLREEAVGKMASLTSAIPQVRQKLLELQKGLARTQDVIMDGRDIGTCVLPDADVKIYLTASVETRAKRRYDELTEKGVACDLNEIARDIKERDERDSTREIAPLKQAEDAVLVDSSHMTIEEVVAAIVKLCR, from the coding sequence ATGGGTTATAATGTTGCGATTGATGGTCCGGCAGGGGCAGGAAAGAGCACCATCGCCAAACTTGTGGCAAAGGAGAAGGGCTATATCTATGTTGATACAGGGGCTATGTACCGGGGAATGGCGATTCATTTCCTCGACAAGGGCATCCGGGCGGAAGAGACGGATAAGATCGTGAATGCCTTGAAAGACGCAGAGGTTACGATCCGTTATGAAGAGGGCCTCCAGCAAGTCTACCTGAACGGCAGGAATATTACGGACAGGCTCAGGGAGGAAGCGGTTGGCAAGATGGCGTCCCTGACCTCGGCGATCCCCCAGGTCCGCCAGAAACTGCTGGAACTGCAGAAAGGCCTTGCCCGCACGCAGGATGTGATCATGGACGGCAGGGATATCGGTACTTGCGTTCTTCCGGATGCGGATGTAAAGATATACCTGACAGCCAGCGTGGAGACAAGGGCAAAGCGTCGTTACGACGAATTGACAGAAAAGGGCGTTGCCTGCGATCTGAATGAGATCGCACGGGACATCAAAGAGCGGGATGAGAGAGATTCTACCAGGGAAATCGCCCCGCTTAAGCAGGCAGAGGATGCGGTGCTGGTCGACAGTTCCCATATGACGATAGAAGAAGTGGTTGCGGCCATCGTGAAACTGTGCAGATAA
- a CDS encoding MurR/RpiR family transcriptional regulator: MGSKNELLKKIDEGYPKFSKGQKKLADFIREDYDKAAFLTAARMGEEVGVSESTVVRFATALGYDGYPGFQKALGELVRTKLNSIQRMEVTYGRISQGEILTSVLQSDIEKIKMTMASIDHEVFELAVDTILNARRIYVIGIRSCAPLANFLCFYLNLVCGNVTVVNTNGSSEIFEQIIRISEEDVIIGISFPRYSMRTLKALEFASNRKAKVITLTDSVHSPITLYSSCNLIARSDMASIVDSLVAPLSVVNALVVALCMKKQKEVISTLETLEQIWDEYQVYSKDELNMVNDKVELSVPGEQEDEEDE; the protein is encoded by the coding sequence ATGGGAAGCAAGAATGAGTTGTTGAAGAAAATAGATGAAGGCTATCCGAAGTTCAGCAAGGGCCAGAAAAAACTGGCAGACTTTATTCGGGAAGACTACGACAAGGCTGCTTTTTTGACGGCGGCCAGGATGGGAGAGGAAGTAGGCGTCAGCGAATCTACCGTAGTCCGTTTTGCCACTGCCCTCGGATATGATGGGTATCCTGGCTTTCAGAAGGCTCTGGGTGAACTGGTCCGCACGAAGCTGAATTCCATCCAGCGCATGGAAGTTACCTATGGCAGGATCAGCCAGGGAGAGATCCTTACATCCGTCCTGCAGTCGGATATTGAGAAGATCAAGATGACCATGGCATCCATTGATCATGAAGTGTTTGAACTTGCGGTGGATACCATTCTCAATGCCAGAAGGATCTATGTGATCGGCATCAGAAGCTGCGCCCCGCTGGCTAATTTCCTGTGTTTTTACCTGAATCTGGTCTGCGGGAACGTGACAGTAGTCAATACCAATGGATCCAGCGAGATATTCGAGCAGATTATCCGAATCAGCGAGGAGGATGTTATTATCGGAATCAGTTTTCCGAGGTATTCCATGCGGACGCTGAAAGCGCTGGAATTTGCCAGCAACCGCAAGGCCAAGGTCATTACCTTGACGGACAGCGTGCATTCTCCCATCACTTTATATTCCTCCTGCAATCTGATCGCCAGAAGCGATATGGCATCCATCGTAGACTCTCTGGTTGCTCCACTGAGCGTGGTGAATGCCTTGGTAGTCGCGCTGTGCATGAAAAAGCAGAAGGAAGTCATCTCTACGCTTGAGACCCTTGAGCAGATATGGGATGAATATCAGGTGTACAGCAAGGATGAACTTAATATGGTGAATGATAAGGTTGAATTATCCGTCCCCGGCGAGCAGGAGGATGAAGAAGATGAGTAA
- the ispH gene encoding 4-hydroxy-3-methylbut-2-enyl diphosphate reductase, with protein MKIELAKTAGFCFGVRRAVETVYEQVKLHQGEKIYTYGPIIHNEEVIKDLRRQGVEVIGSEEELEELEEGVVIIRSHGVPKAICDKLEEKGLDCVDATCPFVKKIHNIVAEESQKGSHIVIIGNSEHPEVEGIKGWAGDDVTVIQTAEDAQHFRPPDTARRICVVSQTTFNYNKFKDLVEIITKKEYDIIVLNTICNATKERQEEARQIAERVDAMIVIGDKRSSNTQKLFEICGKACLNTYYIQTLDDFDMNQLRSVETVGITAGASTPNNIIEEVQNNVRINF; from the coding sequence ATGAAGATTGAGTTGGCAAAGACCGCAGGATTCTGCTTCGGCGTAAGGCGGGCAGTTGAGACGGTATATGAACAGGTAAAACTCCATCAGGGTGAGAAGATCTACACCTATGGACCGATCATCCATAATGAAGAGGTGATCAAGGATCTGAGGCGCCAGGGCGTGGAAGTCATCGGTTCGGAAGAAGAACTGGAAGAACTCGAAGAAGGAGTCGTGATCATCCGCTCCCACGGAGTCCCCAAGGCCATATGCGATAAACTGGAAGAGAAGGGCTTAGACTGCGTGGATGCTACCTGCCCCTTCGTAAAGAAAATCCATAATATCGTGGCCGAAGAAAGTCAGAAAGGATCGCACATTGTCATCATCGGCAATAGCGAGCATCCGGAGGTGGAGGGCATCAAAGGCTGGGCAGGAGATGACGTGACGGTTATCCAGACAGCAGAAGATGCGCAGCATTTTCGGCCCCCGGATACAGCCCGGAGAATATGCGTAGTCTCCCAGACGACATTTAATTACAATAAATTCAAAGATTTAGTTGAAATAATCACAAAAAAAGAGTATGATATAATTGTTTTAAATACGATTTGCAATGCGACCAAAGAAAGGCAGGAAGAAGCCCGTCAGATTGCAGAGAGAGTAGATGCTATGATTGTCATCGGAGATAAGCGTAGTTCAAATACTCAGAAGTTATTTGAAATTTGCGGAAAGGCATGTTTGAATACGTACTATATACAGACACTTGACGATTTTGATATGAATCAATTAAGGTCCGTGGAAACAGTAGGTATTACAGCAGGGGCATCCACGCCCAACAATATAATTGAGGAGGTTCAAAATAATGTCAGAATTAACTTTTGA